A window of Hordeum vulgare subsp. vulgare chromosome 5H, MorexV3_pseudomolecules_assembly, whole genome shotgun sequence genomic DNA:
GCTTGATATTAATATTACAAATACTGGAAAAGAGAGGACGTAAATTTTATAGCATATCACTTGAGATTCTACCCTGCAGTAAACCTAAACATGCGTTAGAGAAATGTACTGTCTTGTTTGATTGCTGGCTATCAAGTATATCTAATATTGTGTACTTCTGTTTACAGACTCAAATCCAATGCTTCGTAATGGTGAGACTGGAGATTGGATTGGGACTTTTGAAGGTCATAAAGGTGCTGTTTGGAGCTGTTGCCTTGACACAAATGCTCTGCGTGCTGCCTCTGGTTCTGCAGACTTTTCAGCGTATGATTTTCTTATGCATTGTTTGTTTCTAGTTAGTTTATTCATAAGTGGAATACATCCTTATTAGTGTATTAATTGATGCTTATCCTATGTATTGTGTCCTTTTTTTCTGTTTGTAATGCTTCTGCTCTGGTGGTAGTATGTTCAGTCGTTTTACCACCTCTCCACTCCTTATCTTCTCCCTCTATGGCAGCGTTCTTCTTAGACAAAGTTGGCTGCTGGCAGCAGGGTTAGGATTAAGGTCCATTTTGTTAGGGCTGGTTCACCAGGATCCCTGGACTGTACAATTACTAAGGTAGGGTTGGGGGTGTTGATGGTGCTGTCGGTCGGGGGATTGGGGGACATTGTGTGGTGGTGGCGAGTCGTATGTGAGCCAGTTAGGTTGAGTGGAGGCGGGGGTAGGAAAAAGGCTACCTCCGAGTCTGGAACACAAGGGTAACCATGACATTAGTTGGCCTAGTCAGCATGGCCGTGAAAAGTAGAGGTAAGGGGTAAGATGTGGACAATATTGATGGCGGGCAGTGGTGCACTAATGTGTGTCTGGTACCGCAATAACTGCATGTTTTCTTGCATCTTGATTTGGTGTATTGCAAAGTTATTTAACCAAATTTCACTTATATCCATTAAACTGCACATGGTTTGCTAATTTGGGTAGTCTTGTCCACTGTTGGCTGCATTTTGGAGTACTTAAGTCGACTTAGGAATTAATGGGCATTCATAAGTAGGTCAATGTGCATATACATAAATCGCTATATACAATCCGACATGAGATACATATGGATGCAGATTGTTCGCTTAAATTTCTTGTGTTGTAAATATATATTCTAGTTGCAAAACCAGGGCTTAGTACAAAATGGATTTAATGAAAGATCTGTTGCAAATGTGTGCAGGACAAGAACAAGCATGTTTGCAAGAAATAATGCTAATCAGCAAACATCATAGTTCTTTGATGTCAATACTCATAGATCGTCCCATCTTCATATTCCTGAGTGCTTACTGTTTTCATAGACATGCCCATTGATACCTTCTCCATTTTCTTTTCTTCCCAGTAAAGTGTGGGATGCACTAACAGGCGATGAACTACATTCATTTGAACACAAGCATATAGTCCGTGCATGTGCCTTTTCTAAGGTATTGCTTGTTCAAACTGATGCCCTGTTGCATCCCTTTTTGTTCCTAATGTTGGTTGTTATAACGCTTTAATGTTATACTACTAAATTAAAGCCTGATCTCATCTAATATGTTATTCCTGCCTAAAGTATATTGGCTATCAAAACTGAACATTGGCTTCTGAAATCCGGACCATTTTACATGCTGTAGCCGATTGGAGTTGTCTTTCATGAGCAGTTTTTAACCTCATTAAATTACAAATGTCACTGCAGGACAACCACCTGTTGCTTACTGGAGGTATGGAAAAGATTTTGCGTGTATACGATTTGAACAAACCAGATGTTGCTCCGAAAGAACTTGACAAATCACCTGGTTCTGTCCGAACTGTTGCTTGGCTTCATAATGACCAAACTATACTGAGTTCCTGCACTGATACTGGTGGAGTAAGGTGTGTTTGTCTGTTTGTGGAGGAAATGCCTCTATTTTGGTATCCTAAACATGCACTGCTTGGCTATATAGCATTGTCTGTCTCGAATAACTACTATGGGTTTTGACAGGTTATGGGATGTGAGGAGTGAAAAAATTGTCCAAACTCTTGAAACCAAGGGACCTGTTACTAGTGCAGAAGTAAGCCAGGATGGCAGGTTCATCACCACAGCTGATGGCTCAAGTGTAAAATTTTGGGATGCTAATCAGTAAGTCCTTTTCTGTCGACATTTTCTGCATCATATGAATAGATCAATTCCTTACATACAAATATTTTGGTGGTTATCCTGCAGCTTTGGGCTTGTTAAAAGCTATGATATGTCGTTTACTGTGGAGTCAGCTTCACTTGAACCAAAGTCCGGGAGCAAATTCATTGCTGGAGGAGAAGATATGTGGGTTCATGTATTTGATTTCCTCACCGGTGAAGAAATAAGTAAGTCAATCTGTTTAAACATTTAATCGTCCATTCTTCTCTTCAATCAGTGTGGTTTGCATTATCCAAACAGAAACACCAGCACCATATGTTATT
This region includes:
- the LOC123395389 gene encoding serine-threonine kinase receptor-associated protein-like, producing MEKKKAAVPLVCHGHSRPVVDLFYSPVTPDGYFLISASKDSNPMLRNGETGDWIGTFEGHKGAVWSCCLDTNALRAASGSADFSAKVWDALTGDELHSFEHKHIVRACAFSKDNHLLLTGGMEKILRVYDLNKPDVAPKELDKSPGSVRTVAWLHNDQTILSSCTDTGGVRLWDVRSEKIVQTLETKGPVTSAEVSQDGRFITTADGSSVKFWDANHFGLVKSYDMSFTVESASLEPKSGSKFIAGGEDMWVHVFDFLTGEEITCNKGHHGPVHCVRFAPGGESYASGSEDGTIRIWQLSPTNTEAEEAADTNGKPKAGVEEIACKIEGFHIAKEEKAEE